Proteins from a single region of Apium graveolens cultivar Ventura chromosome 7, ASM990537v1, whole genome shotgun sequence:
- the LOC141670797 gene encoding RNA-binding protein involved in heterochromatin assembly dri1-like isoform X1, which produces MREEEFIGNMNRPGDWNCRSCQHLNFQRRDSCQRCGEPRHGSIDRGVIDFGFGAGSGMRNTGLSPFGLTGPDVRPGDWYCNIGNCGAHNFASRSSCFKCGAFKDETGGGGGFDAGGDISRGRGFGSINGGSGSSGRSAWKSGDWICTRLGCNEHNFASRMECFRCNAPREPGSRSPY; this is translated from the exons ATGCGAGAAGAAGAATTTATTG GAAACATGAACAGGCCAGGAGATTGGAACTGCAGGTCATGCCAGCACCTCAACTTCCAGAGGAGAGACTCGTGCCAGCGTTGTGGTGAGCCAAGGCATGGCAGCATTGACAGAGGTGTCATAGACTTTGGATTCGGAGCAGGCTCTGGAATGAGGAACACAGGCTTGTCGCCTTTTGGACTCACCGGTCCTGATGTCAGGCCTGGTGACTGGTACTGTAATATTGGAAACTGTGGTGCTCACAATTTTGCAAGCCGCTCTAGCTGTTTCAAATGTGGTGCTTTCAAGGATGAAACAGGCGGCGGAGGAGGATTTGATGCAGGTGGTGACATTTCTCGCGGAAGAGGTTTTGGGAGTATTAATGGGGGAAGTGGTAGCAGCGGACGCTCTGCATGGAAGTCCGGTGATTGGATTTGTACCAG GTTAGGCTGTAATGAACACAACTTTGCTAGTAGAATGGAATGTTTCAGATGCAATGCTCCTAGGGAGCCTGGCAGCAGATCTCCATATTAG
- the LOC141670797 gene encoding RNA-binding protein involved in heterochromatin assembly dri1-like isoform X2 produces MFQGNMNRPGDWNCRSCQHLNFQRRDSCQRCGEPRHGSIDRGVIDFGFGAGSGMRNTGLSPFGLTGPDVRPGDWYCNIGNCGAHNFASRSSCFKCGAFKDETGGGGGFDAGGDISRGRGFGSINGGSGSSGRSAWKSGDWICTRLGCNEHNFASRMECFRCNAPREPGSRSPY; encoded by the exons ATGTTCCAAG GAAACATGAACAGGCCAGGAGATTGGAACTGCAGGTCATGCCAGCACCTCAACTTCCAGAGGAGAGACTCGTGCCAGCGTTGTGGTGAGCCAAGGCATGGCAGCATTGACAGAGGTGTCATAGACTTTGGATTCGGAGCAGGCTCTGGAATGAGGAACACAGGCTTGTCGCCTTTTGGACTCACCGGTCCTGATGTCAGGCCTGGTGACTGGTACTGTAATATTGGAAACTGTGGTGCTCACAATTTTGCAAGCCGCTCTAGCTGTTTCAAATGTGGTGCTTTCAAGGATGAAACAGGCGGCGGAGGAGGATTTGATGCAGGTGGTGACATTTCTCGCGGAAGAGGTTTTGGGAGTATTAATGGGGGAAGTGGTAGCAGCGGACGCTCTGCATGGAAGTCCGGTGATTGGATTTGTACCAG GTTAGGCTGTAATGAACACAACTTTGCTAGTAGAATGGAATGTTTCAGATGCAATGCTCCTAGGGAGCCTGGCAGCAGATCTCCATATTAG